A genomic window from Neomonachus schauinslandi unplaced genomic scaffold, ASM220157v2 HiC_scaffold_182, whole genome shotgun sequence includes:
- the LOC123323677 gene encoding RNA pseudouridylate synthase domain-containing protein 1 isoform X3 — protein MWRETPTLQKQLRHHFPELADPDTYYGFRFCHQLDFSTSGALCVALNKAAAGSAYKCFKERRVTKAYLALQVRGHVQESRMTINYAIGRNSTEGRAHTMCIEGTQGCENPKPSLTELVVLEYGLYAGDPVSKVLLQPLTGRTHQLRVHCSALSHPVVGDLTYGQALDQEDQPFRMMLHAFYLRIPTHTERVEACTPDPFVPALDACWSPHTLVQSLDQLVQVLRAAPDPDPTEGSPGPCSTSTPPNKPPETEAQRASCLQWLSEWTLEPDN, from the exons ATGTGGCGGGAGACTCCCACCCTCCAGAAGCAGCTGCGCCACCACTTCCCAGAGTTAGCAGATCCTGACACCTACTATGGGTTCAG GTTCTGCCACCAGTTGGACTTCTCCACCAGCGGGGCACTCTGCGTGGCCTTGAACAAGGCGGCAGCGGGCAGCGCTTATAAGTGCTTCAAGGAGCGGCGCGTCACCAAGGCCTATCTGGCTCTG CAGGTGCGGGGACACGTGCAGGAGAGCCGGATGACCATCAACTACGCCATCGGCAGGAACAGCACCGAGGGTCGGGCTCACACCATGTGCATCGAGGGCACTCAGG GCTGTGAGAACCCCAAACCAAGCCTTACAGAGCTGGTGGTCCTGGAGTATGGGCTGTATGCCGGCGAtcctgtctccaaagtgctgctGCAGCCCCTCACAG gccGGACGCACCAGCTGCGTGTGCATTGCAGTGCTCTCAGCCATCCTGTCGTGGGCGACCTGACCTACGGGCAGGCATTGGACCAAGAAGACCAGCCCTTCCGCATGATGCTGCATGCCTTTTATCTGCGTATCCCCACTCACACTGAACGTGTGGAGGCCTGCACACCAGATCCCTTCGTGCCGGCGCTTGATGCCTGCTGGAGCCCCCATACTCTGGTGCAGTCACTGGACCAGCTTGTCCAGGTCCTGAGGGCTGCTCCCGACCCTGATCCCACAGAAGGGAGTCCTGGGCCTTGCAGCACTTCCACACCCCCCAACAAGCCCCCTGAGACAGAGGCACAGCGGGCCTCATGCTTGCAGTGGCTGTCAGAGTGGACCCTAGAGCCTGACAACTGA
- the LOC123323680 gene encoding guanine nucleotide-binding protein G(I)/G(S)/G(O) subunit gamma-13, translated as MEEWDVPQMKKEVESLKYQLAFKREMSSKTIPELLKWIEDGIPKDPFLNPDLMKNNPWVEKGKCAIL; from the exons ATGGAGGAGTGGGATGTGCCCCAGATGAAAAAAGAGGTGGAGAGCCTCAAGTACCAGCTGGCCTTCAAGAGGGAGATGTCATCCAAGACCATCCCTGA GCTCCTCAAATGGATCGAGGATGGGATCCCCAAGGACCCGTTCCTGAACCCCGACCTGATGAAGAACAACCCATGGGTGGAGAAGGGCAAGTGTGCCATCCTGTga
- the LOC123323676 gene encoding chromosome transmission fidelity protein 18 homolog isoform X1 produces MGDLELELGGAQDDFHSQFADELEVLAELEGTAALSSPRDPWPTVGRSRLTSEEAVATPCSPGGRPGNHNGSATKRQLADHVPRDTALPPSMSAGAQGPGLGCEAGEESLFLPSPSPAPRVKRPRLEVVKKLNFRPEEMEEPPLPDSPARGITPPPSPEVPTELWGKGLLDAGADVGLLQASPAARNPVLRRPPVLEDYVSVTSMGGCRAFLVLRADPVSTGVQTPFVDIWRRGHGQLDLLGVSFASLKEQVDSERRQQLLEEAHRLSDTLRSLRSEEVQPLAAPEEEMASNQGDSQHCLWVDEFAPRSYTELLSDDFTNRCLLKWLKLWDLVVFGRERPARKPRPSVELARGGKEAPSSSKWKSHEQVLEDMLEAELDPSRRPRQKVALLCGPPGLGKTTLAHVIARHAGYCVVEMNASDDRSPEAFRTCIEAATQMESVLGAGGKPNCLVIDEIDGAPVAAISVLLNILDRKGPQDAESGDQVPTSGGRRRRAEGGLLMRPIICICNDQFVPSLRQLRQQAFLLYFPPILSSRLTQRLQEISLRQGMQADPGALAALCEKTDNDIRACINTLQFLHGRGRRELSVQAVQATRVGLKDQRKGLFSVWQEVFQLPRAQRQRWGQDLALPLHMLPLHDGHLGLGPRAAEAPLTTASQRFYHILHVAASAGEHEKVVQGLFDNFLRLRLRDSSLGTVCAALDWLAFDDLLSRAAHHGQTFQLLRYLPFLPAAFHLLFASSHVPRIAFPSSQQEAQNRTSRTQNLIQTLVAGIAPATRSRVAPQALILDALCLILDILAPKLRPVSTQLYSTREKQQLASLVGTMLAYSLTYRQERMPDGQYVYRLEPNVEEVCRFPELPARKPLTYQAKQLIAREIEMEKMRRAEALARVGDIPPVGGVPPGAEAPPGGAGDKGAQPPTSHSHEEQRLEQRLERILKRAALEEKPERDFFGRVVLKRAAALSAGDVAPETDAAERHIGTAVGRSDVWFRFKEGVSNAVRRSVYIRDLL; encoded by the exons ATGGGAGACCTCGAGCTCGAGCTGGGCGGTGCCCAGGACGACTTCCACAGCCAGTTCGCGGACGAGCTGGAGGTGCTGGCGGAGCTGGAAG GGACGGCGGCCCTGTCATCCCCCAGGGACCCCTGGCCCACGGTGGGCCGGTCCCGGCTGACGTCCGAGGAGGCCGTTGCCACTCCTTGCTCTCCAGGTGGACGTCCAGGGAACCACAATGGCAGTGCGACGAAGAGGCAGCTGGCCGACCACGTCCCGAGGGACACGGCTTTGCCCCCCAGTATGTCCgcaggggcccagggcccagggctggggtgtgAGGCTGGGGAAGAGTCTCTGTTCCTTCcgtctccctccccagcccccagggtcAAACGGCCTAGGCTGGAAGTCGTCAAGAAGCTGAACTTCAGGCCCGAGGAGATGGAAGAGCCGCCCCTTCCTGACTCCCCTGCCAGGGGCATCACCCCCCCACCGAGTCCGGAGGTCCCCACTGAGCTGTGGGGCAAGGG GCTCTTGGATGCTGGTGCTGATGTGGGTCTCCTGCAGGCCTCGCCGGCAGCCCGAAATCCCGTCCTGAGGCGGCCCCCTGTCCTGGAGGACTATGTCAGTGTGACCTCCATGGGTGGCTGCCGGGCTTTTCTGGTCCTGCGGGCTGACCCAGTGAGCACAGGGGTGCAG ACCCCTTTCGTTGATATCTGGCGGCGAGGCCACGGCCAGCTGGATCTGTTGGGTGTGTCCTTCGCGTCCCTGAAGGAGCAGGTCGACAGTGAG CGGAGGCAGCAGCTGCTCGAGGAGGCCCATCGGCTCTCAGACACACTTCGCAG CCTCAGGTCGGAGGAGGTCCAGCCTTTGGCAGCTCCTGAGGAAGAGATGGCCAGCAACCAAGGTGACTCCCAGCACTGCCTCTGGGTGGACGAGTTCGCACCTCGGTCCTACACGGAGCTGCTCAGTGACGAC TTCACTAACCGCTGCCTCCTCAAGTGGCTAAAGCTGTGGGACCTGGTGGTGTTTGGCCGAGAGAGGCCTGCTAGGAAGCcaaggcccagtgtggagctggcCCGGGGTGGCAAGGAGGCCCCAAGCTCCAGCAAATGGAAAAGCCATGAGCAGGTGCTGGAGGACATGCTAGAGGCTGAGTTGGACCCGAGCCGGCGGCCCCGGCAGAAG GTGGCACTGTTGTGTGGGCCCCCGGGGCTTGGCAAGACCACCCTGGCTCATGTGATTGCACGGCATGCTGGGTACTGCGTGGTGGAGATGAACGCAAG TGATGACCGCAGCCCTGAGGCCTTCCGCACGTGCATTGAGGCGGCCACGCAGATGGAGTCGGTGCTGGGTGCTGGCGGGAAGCCCAACTGCCTGGTCATCGATGAGATCGACGGGGCCCCCGTG GCTGCCATCAGTGTTCTTCTGAACATCCTGGACCGCAAGGGCCCACAGGATGCAGAGTCAGGGGATCAGGTTCCCACAAGTGGGGGACGGCGGCGCCGGGCCGAGGGGGGGCTCCTGATGAGGCCCATCATCTGTATCTGCAATGACCA GTTTGTACCCTCCCTGAGGCAGTTGAGACAGCAGGCCTTCCTGCTCTACTTCCCACCCATACTGTCCTCGAGGCTCACGCAGCGGCTACAGGAG aTCTCCCTGCGGCAGGGCATGCAGGCTGACCCGGGTGCACTGGCAGCTCTGTGTGAGAAGACAGACAACGATATCCGTGCCTGCATCAACACCCTGCAG TTCCTTCATGGGCGCGGCCGGCGGGAGCTGAGTGTGCAGGCTGTGCAGGCCACACGAGTTGGCCTCAAGGACCAGCGCAAGGGGCTCTTCTCTGTGTGGCAGGAGGTGTTCCAGCTGCCCCGGGCCCAGAG GCAACGTTGGGGCCAggacctggccctgcccctgcacATGCTCCCGCTCCATGATGGGCACCTGGGTCTGGGGCCCCGTGCTGCCGAGGCGCCTTTGACCACGGCTTCCCAGCGGTTCTACCACATCCTGCACGTGGCTGCCTCCGCAGGGGAGCACGAGAAGGTGGTCCAG GGCCTGTTTGACAACTTCCTGCGCTTGCGGCTACGGGATTCCAGCCTGGGGACCGTGTGCGCGGCCCTTGACTGGCTGGCCTTTGATGACCTGCTGAGCCGCGCCGCCCATCACGGCCAGACTTTCCAGTTGCTGCGCTACCTGCCCTTCCTGCCGGCAGCCTTCCACCTGCTCTTTGCGTCCAGCCACGTGCCGAGGATTGCTTTCCCCAGCAGCCAGCAGGAG GCCCAGAACCGGACCAGCCGGACACAGAACCTCATCCAGACGCTGGTGGCGGGCATCGCACCTGCCACCCGCAGCCGAGTTGCACCTCAGGCTCTCATCCTGGATGCCCTCTGTCTGATTCTGGACATCCTTGCGCCCAAGCTGCGCCCT GTGAGCACACAGCTGTACAGCACTCGTGAGAAGCAGCAGCTGGCCAGCCTCGTGGGCACCATGCTTGCCTACAGCCTCACCTACCGCCAAGAGCGCATGCCCGACGGGCAGTATGTCTACAGGCTAGAGCC GAACGTGGAGGAGGTCTGCCGCTTTCCTGAGCTGCCCGCCCGCAAACCCCTCACCTACCAGGCCAAGCAGCTCATTGCCCGCGAGATCGAAATGGAGAAGATGCGGCGGGCGGAGGCCTTGGCCCGGGTTGGGGACATCCCCCCG GTGGGCGGGGTTCCCCCAGGGGCCGAGGCTCCACCGGGGGGTGCCGGGGACAAAGGGGCACAGCCGCCCACCTCACACAGCCACGAGGAGCAGCGGCTAGAGCAGCGGCTGGAGCGCATCCTGAAGAGAGCGGCCCTGGAGGAAAAG CCTGAGAGGGACTTCTTTGGTCGTGTGGTCCTCAAGAGAGCGGCAGCCCTGAGTGCAG GAGATGTGGCCCCGGAGACCGATGCGGCTGAGCGGCACATAGGCACGGCGGTGGGCAGGAGTGACGTCTGGTTTCGCTTCAAGGAGGGCGTCTCCAATGCTGTGCGGCGCAGTGTCTACATCAGGGACCTGCTGTAG
- the LOC123323677 gene encoding RNA pseudouridylate synthase domain-containing protein 1 isoform X2, whose product MEPGRIENLSVVYQSQDFLVVNKHWDLRIDSRMWRETPTLQKQLRHHFPELADPDTYYGFRFCHQLDFSTSGALCVALNKAAAGSAYKCFKERRVTKAYLALVRGHVQESRMTINYAIGRNSTEGRAHTMCIEGTQGCENPKPSLTELVVLEYGLYAGDPVSKVLLQPLTGRTHQLRVHCSALSHPVVGDLTYGQALDQEDQPFRMMLHAFYLRIPTHTERVEACTPDPFVPALDACWSPHTLVQSLDQLVQVLRAAPDPDPTEGSPGPCSTSTPPNKPPETEAQRASCLQWLSEWTLEPDN is encoded by the exons ATGGAACCAGGCCGAATAGAGAACCTGTCCGTGGTGTACCAGAGCCAGGACTTCCTTGTGGTGAACAAGCACTGGGACCTGCGGATCGACAGTAGGATGTGGCGGGAGACTCCCACCCTCCAGAAGCAGCTGCGCCACCACTTCCCAGAGTTAGCAGATCCTGACACCTACTATGGGTTCAG GTTCTGCCACCAGTTGGACTTCTCCACCAGCGGGGCACTCTGCGTGGCCTTGAACAAGGCGGCAGCGGGCAGCGCTTATAAGTGCTTCAAGGAGCGGCGCGTCACCAAGGCCTATCTGGCTCTG GTGCGGGGACACGTGCAGGAGAGCCGGATGACCATCAACTACGCCATCGGCAGGAACAGCACCGAGGGTCGGGCTCACACCATGTGCATCGAGGGCACTCAGG GCTGTGAGAACCCCAAACCAAGCCTTACAGAGCTGGTGGTCCTGGAGTATGGGCTGTATGCCGGCGAtcctgtctccaaagtgctgctGCAGCCCCTCACAG gccGGACGCACCAGCTGCGTGTGCATTGCAGTGCTCTCAGCCATCCTGTCGTGGGCGACCTGACCTACGGGCAGGCATTGGACCAAGAAGACCAGCCCTTCCGCATGATGCTGCATGCCTTTTATCTGCGTATCCCCACTCACACTGAACGTGTGGAGGCCTGCACACCAGATCCCTTCGTGCCGGCGCTTGATGCCTGCTGGAGCCCCCATACTCTGGTGCAGTCACTGGACCAGCTTGTCCAGGTCCTGAGGGCTGCTCCCGACCCTGATCCCACAGAAGGGAGTCCTGGGCCTTGCAGCACTTCCACACCCCCCAACAAGCCCCCTGAGACAGAGGCACAGCGGGCCTCATGCTTGCAGTGGCTGTCAGAGTGGACCCTAGAGCCTGACAACTGA
- the LOC123323676 gene encoding chromosome transmission fidelity protein 18 homolog isoform X2 → MGDLELELGGAQDDFHSQFADELEVLAELEGTAALSSPRDPWPTVGRSRLTSEEAVATPCSPGGRPGNHNGSATKRQLADHVPRDTALPPTPRVKRPRLEVVKKLNFRPEEMEEPPLPDSPARGITPPPSPEVPTELWGKGLLDAGADVGLLQASPAARNPVLRRPPVLEDYVSVTSMGGCRAFLVLRADPVSTGVQTPFVDIWRRGHGQLDLLGVSFASLKEQVDSERRQQLLEEAHRLSDTLRSLRSEEVQPLAAPEEEMASNQGDSQHCLWVDEFAPRSYTELLSDDFTNRCLLKWLKLWDLVVFGRERPARKPRPSVELARGGKEAPSSSKWKSHEQVLEDMLEAELDPSRRPRQKVALLCGPPGLGKTTLAHVIARHAGYCVVEMNASDDRSPEAFRTCIEAATQMESVLGAGGKPNCLVIDEIDGAPVAAISVLLNILDRKGPQDAESGDQVPTSGGRRRRAEGGLLMRPIICICNDQFVPSLRQLRQQAFLLYFPPILSSRLTQRLQEISLRQGMQADPGALAALCEKTDNDIRACINTLQFLHGRGRRELSVQAVQATRVGLKDQRKGLFSVWQEVFQLPRAQRQRWGQDLALPLHMLPLHDGHLGLGPRAAEAPLTTASQRFYHILHVAASAGEHEKVVQGLFDNFLRLRLRDSSLGTVCAALDWLAFDDLLSRAAHHGQTFQLLRYLPFLPAAFHLLFASSHVPRIAFPSSQQEAQNRTSRTQNLIQTLVAGIAPATRSRVAPQALILDALCLILDILAPKLRPVSTQLYSTREKQQLASLVGTMLAYSLTYRQERMPDGQYVYRLEPNVEEVCRFPELPARKPLTYQAKQLIAREIEMEKMRRAEALARVGDIPPVGGVPPGAEAPPGGAGDKGAQPPTSHSHEEQRLEQRLERILKRAALEEKPERDFFGRVVLKRAAALSAGDVAPETDAAERHIGTAVGRSDVWFRFKEGVSNAVRRSVYIRDLL, encoded by the exons ATGGGAGACCTCGAGCTCGAGCTGGGCGGTGCCCAGGACGACTTCCACAGCCAGTTCGCGGACGAGCTGGAGGTGCTGGCGGAGCTGGAAG GGACGGCGGCCCTGTCATCCCCCAGGGACCCCTGGCCCACGGTGGGCCGGTCCCGGCTGACGTCCGAGGAGGCCGTTGCCACTCCTTGCTCTCCAGGTGGACGTCCAGGGAACCACAATGGCAGTGCGACGAAGAGGCAGCTGGCCGACCACGTCCCGAGGGACACGGCTTTGCCCCCCA cccccagggtcAAACGGCCTAGGCTGGAAGTCGTCAAGAAGCTGAACTTCAGGCCCGAGGAGATGGAAGAGCCGCCCCTTCCTGACTCCCCTGCCAGGGGCATCACCCCCCCACCGAGTCCGGAGGTCCCCACTGAGCTGTGGGGCAAGGG GCTCTTGGATGCTGGTGCTGATGTGGGTCTCCTGCAGGCCTCGCCGGCAGCCCGAAATCCCGTCCTGAGGCGGCCCCCTGTCCTGGAGGACTATGTCAGTGTGACCTCCATGGGTGGCTGCCGGGCTTTTCTGGTCCTGCGGGCTGACCCAGTGAGCACAGGGGTGCAG ACCCCTTTCGTTGATATCTGGCGGCGAGGCCACGGCCAGCTGGATCTGTTGGGTGTGTCCTTCGCGTCCCTGAAGGAGCAGGTCGACAGTGAG CGGAGGCAGCAGCTGCTCGAGGAGGCCCATCGGCTCTCAGACACACTTCGCAG CCTCAGGTCGGAGGAGGTCCAGCCTTTGGCAGCTCCTGAGGAAGAGATGGCCAGCAACCAAGGTGACTCCCAGCACTGCCTCTGGGTGGACGAGTTCGCACCTCGGTCCTACACGGAGCTGCTCAGTGACGAC TTCACTAACCGCTGCCTCCTCAAGTGGCTAAAGCTGTGGGACCTGGTGGTGTTTGGCCGAGAGAGGCCTGCTAGGAAGCcaaggcccagtgtggagctggcCCGGGGTGGCAAGGAGGCCCCAAGCTCCAGCAAATGGAAAAGCCATGAGCAGGTGCTGGAGGACATGCTAGAGGCTGAGTTGGACCCGAGCCGGCGGCCCCGGCAGAAG GTGGCACTGTTGTGTGGGCCCCCGGGGCTTGGCAAGACCACCCTGGCTCATGTGATTGCACGGCATGCTGGGTACTGCGTGGTGGAGATGAACGCAAG TGATGACCGCAGCCCTGAGGCCTTCCGCACGTGCATTGAGGCGGCCACGCAGATGGAGTCGGTGCTGGGTGCTGGCGGGAAGCCCAACTGCCTGGTCATCGATGAGATCGACGGGGCCCCCGTG GCTGCCATCAGTGTTCTTCTGAACATCCTGGACCGCAAGGGCCCACAGGATGCAGAGTCAGGGGATCAGGTTCCCACAAGTGGGGGACGGCGGCGCCGGGCCGAGGGGGGGCTCCTGATGAGGCCCATCATCTGTATCTGCAATGACCA GTTTGTACCCTCCCTGAGGCAGTTGAGACAGCAGGCCTTCCTGCTCTACTTCCCACCCATACTGTCCTCGAGGCTCACGCAGCGGCTACAGGAG aTCTCCCTGCGGCAGGGCATGCAGGCTGACCCGGGTGCACTGGCAGCTCTGTGTGAGAAGACAGACAACGATATCCGTGCCTGCATCAACACCCTGCAG TTCCTTCATGGGCGCGGCCGGCGGGAGCTGAGTGTGCAGGCTGTGCAGGCCACACGAGTTGGCCTCAAGGACCAGCGCAAGGGGCTCTTCTCTGTGTGGCAGGAGGTGTTCCAGCTGCCCCGGGCCCAGAG GCAACGTTGGGGCCAggacctggccctgcccctgcacATGCTCCCGCTCCATGATGGGCACCTGGGTCTGGGGCCCCGTGCTGCCGAGGCGCCTTTGACCACGGCTTCCCAGCGGTTCTACCACATCCTGCACGTGGCTGCCTCCGCAGGGGAGCACGAGAAGGTGGTCCAG GGCCTGTTTGACAACTTCCTGCGCTTGCGGCTACGGGATTCCAGCCTGGGGACCGTGTGCGCGGCCCTTGACTGGCTGGCCTTTGATGACCTGCTGAGCCGCGCCGCCCATCACGGCCAGACTTTCCAGTTGCTGCGCTACCTGCCCTTCCTGCCGGCAGCCTTCCACCTGCTCTTTGCGTCCAGCCACGTGCCGAGGATTGCTTTCCCCAGCAGCCAGCAGGAG GCCCAGAACCGGACCAGCCGGACACAGAACCTCATCCAGACGCTGGTGGCGGGCATCGCACCTGCCACCCGCAGCCGAGTTGCACCTCAGGCTCTCATCCTGGATGCCCTCTGTCTGATTCTGGACATCCTTGCGCCCAAGCTGCGCCCT GTGAGCACACAGCTGTACAGCACTCGTGAGAAGCAGCAGCTGGCCAGCCTCGTGGGCACCATGCTTGCCTACAGCCTCACCTACCGCCAAGAGCGCATGCCCGACGGGCAGTATGTCTACAGGCTAGAGCC GAACGTGGAGGAGGTCTGCCGCTTTCCTGAGCTGCCCGCCCGCAAACCCCTCACCTACCAGGCCAAGCAGCTCATTGCCCGCGAGATCGAAATGGAGAAGATGCGGCGGGCGGAGGCCTTGGCCCGGGTTGGGGACATCCCCCCG GTGGGCGGGGTTCCCCCAGGGGCCGAGGCTCCACCGGGGGGTGCCGGGGACAAAGGGGCACAGCCGCCCACCTCACACAGCCACGAGGAGCAGCGGCTAGAGCAGCGGCTGGAGCGCATCCTGAAGAGAGCGGCCCTGGAGGAAAAG CCTGAGAGGGACTTCTTTGGTCGTGTGGTCCTCAAGAGAGCGGCAGCCCTGAGTGCAG GAGATGTGGCCCCGGAGACCGATGCGGCTGAGCGGCACATAGGCACGGCGGTGGGCAGGAGTGACGTCTGGTTTCGCTTCAAGGAGGGCGTCTCCAATGCTGTGCGGCGCAGTGTCTACATCAGGGACCTGCTGTAG
- the LOC123323677 gene encoding RNA pseudouridylate synthase domain-containing protein 1 isoform X1 encodes MEPGRIENLSVVYQSQDFLVVNKHWDLRIDSRMWRETPTLQKQLRHHFPELADPDTYYGFRFCHQLDFSTSGALCVALNKAAAGSAYKCFKERRVTKAYLALQVRGHVQESRMTINYAIGRNSTEGRAHTMCIEGTQGCENPKPSLTELVVLEYGLYAGDPVSKVLLQPLTGRTHQLRVHCSALSHPVVGDLTYGQALDQEDQPFRMMLHAFYLRIPTHTERVEACTPDPFVPALDACWSPHTLVQSLDQLVQVLRAAPDPDPTEGSPGPCSTSTPPNKPPETEAQRASCLQWLSEWTLEPDN; translated from the exons ATGGAACCAGGCCGAATAGAGAACCTGTCCGTGGTGTACCAGAGCCAGGACTTCCTTGTGGTGAACAAGCACTGGGACCTGCGGATCGACAGTAGGATGTGGCGGGAGACTCCCACCCTCCAGAAGCAGCTGCGCCACCACTTCCCAGAGTTAGCAGATCCTGACACCTACTATGGGTTCAG GTTCTGCCACCAGTTGGACTTCTCCACCAGCGGGGCACTCTGCGTGGCCTTGAACAAGGCGGCAGCGGGCAGCGCTTATAAGTGCTTCAAGGAGCGGCGCGTCACCAAGGCCTATCTGGCTCTG CAGGTGCGGGGACACGTGCAGGAGAGCCGGATGACCATCAACTACGCCATCGGCAGGAACAGCACCGAGGGTCGGGCTCACACCATGTGCATCGAGGGCACTCAGG GCTGTGAGAACCCCAAACCAAGCCTTACAGAGCTGGTGGTCCTGGAGTATGGGCTGTATGCCGGCGAtcctgtctccaaagtgctgctGCAGCCCCTCACAG gccGGACGCACCAGCTGCGTGTGCATTGCAGTGCTCTCAGCCATCCTGTCGTGGGCGACCTGACCTACGGGCAGGCATTGGACCAAGAAGACCAGCCCTTCCGCATGATGCTGCATGCCTTTTATCTGCGTATCCCCACTCACACTGAACGTGTGGAGGCCTGCACACCAGATCCCTTCGTGCCGGCGCTTGATGCCTGCTGGAGCCCCCATACTCTGGTGCAGTCACTGGACCAGCTTGTCCAGGTCCTGAGGGCTGCTCCCGACCCTGATCCCACAGAAGGGAGTCCTGGGCCTTGCAGCACTTCCACACCCCCCAACAAGCCCCCTGAGACAGAGGCACAGCGGGCCTCATGCTTGCAGTGGCTGTCAGAGTGGACCCTAGAGCCTGACAACTGA